The following proteins are encoded in a genomic region of Cataglyphis hispanica isolate Lineage 1 chromosome 1, ULB_Chis1_1.0, whole genome shotgun sequence:
- the LOC126851670 gene encoding serine/threonine-protein kinase mig-15 isoform X9, whose protein sequence is MAHNLAPSVNCSLDDIDLNALKEPAGIFELIEVVGNGTYGQVYKGRHTKTGQLAAIKVMDVTEDEEEEIKLEINVLKRYSNHRNIATYYGAFVKKSSPGKDDQLWLVMEYCGAGSVTDLVKSTKGQSLKEEWIAYISREILRGLSYLHSNKVIHRDIKGQNVLLTDNAEVKLVDFGVSAQLDRTIGRRNTFIGTPYWMAPEVIACDENPDATYDNRSDLWSLGITALEMAESQPPLCDLHPMRALFLIPRNPPPRLKSKKWAKKFHGFIETVLVKDYHQRPYTEQLLKHPFIRDQPTERQVRIQLKDHIDRCKKRKQEKERDDYRYSGSENEEDEPALAGEPSSIVQAPGGDTLRRNFQQIQEGRTLTQDVPPQAPAAKEKPGNRSQREVPEPGPPARPAIPHRLIVVPDPQPPSRPLPPTPRDDPRQPHKVSTPPSNHQTPAGGGGSGGSGGQPAPQRNSVFKPMALSIESDSDDDLEDAGGNNLRNDGTLLASDPPKPLPEFSPFRPSSDSSSSSSHNAQNSHHEDKPKGGAPNRPLPPTPDEEESGDRTLVMKRGFNEKLDKMKQEHQQEAAGQASKSTGSNEDRSSSSSERTLKRQEQLARRKHEQHHQKQHQLKPVHRRQESDSKLGNASNAFTRAFRRENSDFFPSARHSAYLQKSSDSQRSSIFASGNRRGSEMSVAGIIGKKGGGVGGLSSGEPILTDFALNREGLQRPRREKTESEIVFGNRHEVRRFDFGRDKDENARRRSCRPSDATASAVVDDAGTIKSTASTTASEYSPIVTQNREGDRSRGGGDFQRSDSSPGSRPSSVLPDLLTSSPGQRQDKSTSEEYRQAVKSPPPFALQQKQRSFLTFGFGAGPARRESHVNVNVTPTSHDLASDTPEIRKYKKRFNSEILCAALWGVNLLIGTENGLMLLDRSGQGKVYQLISRRRFQQMEVLEGQNILVTISGKKNRVRVYYLSWLKSKILRTDGHSDQVERRNGWINVGDLQGAVHFKIVKYERIKFLVIALKDSIEIYAWAPKPYHKFMAFKSFGELAHRPLLVDLTVEEGTRLKVIYGSADGFHAVDLDSATVYDIYLPKHTQGPICPHCIVALPNSNGMQLLLCYDNEGVYVNTYGRVSKTMVLQWGEMPTSVAYIGTGQIMGWGNKAIEIRSVESGHLDGVFMHKKAQRLKFLCERNDKVFFSSAKGGSSCQIYFMTLNKPGMANW, encoded by the exons ATGGCGCATAATTTGGCACCGAGCGTCAACTGCTCGCTCGACGACATTGACCTGAACGCTCTGAAG GAGCCTGCTGGAATCTTCGAGCTAATAGAAGTAGTCGGAAATGGAACGTATGGCCAAGTTTACAAA GGTCGGCACACCAAGACCGGTCAGCTGGCGGCTATCAAGGTCATGGACGTCACGGAG GATGAAGAGgaggaaattaaattagaaataaatgtacTCAAGCGG TACTCGAATCATAGAAATATAGCTACGTATTACGGTGCCTTCGTAAAGAAGTCATCACCCGGCAAAGACGATCAATTATGGCTGGTTATGGAATATTGCGGAGCTGGCTCCGTGACGGATCTTGTCAAGTCAACAAAGGGTCAGAGCTTGAAGGAAGAGTGGATAGCTTATATCTCGCGAGAAATACTGAGAGGACTTAGTTATCTTCATAGCAATAAAGTCATCCACAGGGACATTAAGGGGCAAAATGTTTTGTTGACTGACAACGCGGAAGTCAAACTTG TTGATTTCGGCGTTAGCGCACAATTGGATAGGACGATAGGTAGAAGAAATACATTTATCGGTACGCCTTACTGGATGGCACCAGAAGTTATTGCTTGTGACGAAAATCCAGATGCCACTTATGACAATAGAAGCGACCTTTGGTCGCTTGGAATAACCGCTTTAGAAATGGCTGAATCACAACCTCCGCTTTGCGATCTACATCCCATGAGA GCCTTATTTTTGATTCCTCGTAATCCACCGCCGCGGCTCAAGTCGAAGAAGTGGGCCAAAAAGTTTCACGGATTTATCGAAACGGTGCTAGTTAAGGATTACCATCAAAGACCCTATACGGAACAGCTCCTTAAACATCCATTTATACGGGACCAACCTACAGAAAGACAAGTCAGAATACAGCTTAAAGATCACATTGATCGCTGTAAAAAGCGTAAACAGGAGAAAG AAAGAGACGACTATCGATATAGCGGTAGTGAAAACGAAGAAGACGAACCGGCATTAGCGGGCGAACCGTCGTCCATAGTTCAAGCACCTGGAGGTGACACTTTGCGCCGTAATTTCCAACAAATTCAGGAAGGCAGGACTTTGACGCAAGATGTACCTCCTCAAGCACCCGCCGCTAAAGAAAAACCAGGAAACAGATCTCAAAGAGAAGTACCGGAACCCGGGCCGCCCGCCAGACCTGCTATACCGCACAGACTTATAG TGGTACCAGATCCACAACCTCCATCTCGTCCATTACCTCCGACACCCAGAGACGATCCTCGGCAACCGCACAAAGTATCTACACCGCCTTCTAATCATCAGACACCTGCTGGAGGAGGAGGTAGCGGAGGATCCGGAGGACAGCCCGCGCCTCAAAGGAACAGTGTTTTTAAACCTATG GCTCTGTCGATCGAGAGTGATAGTGATGATGATCTCGAAGATGCTGGAGGAAACAATTTGAGAAACGACGGTACATTATTGGCTAGTGACCCGCCCAAGCCACT ACCTGAATTTTCTCCTTTCAGACCATCGTCCGAttcgtcatcgtcgtcttcACATAATGCCCAAAACTCTCATCATGAAGATAAGCCGAAAG GAGGAGCACCTAATCGTCCGCTCCCGCCAACTCCCGATGAGGAAGAATCGGGCGACCGTACGCTAGTCATGAAACGA GGTTTTAACGAAAAGTTGGATAAAATGAAACAGGAGCATCAGCAAGAAGCGGCCGGTCAAGCGAGCAAGTCTACCGGATCCAATGAGGATCGCTCCTCTTCGTCTAGCGAAAGAACGCTCAAGAGACAGGAGCAGTTGGCCCGAAGAAAACATGAGCAACATCACCAAAAGCAACATCAATTGAAACCGGTTCACAGGCGGCAAGAGAGCGACTCGAAACTGGGCAACGCGTCGAATGCTTTCACGCGCGCATTTCGCCGCGAAAACTCAGATTTTTTCCCGTCCGCGAGACACTCAGCGTATTTGCAGAAGTCCTCGGACTCGCAGAGATCTAGTATATTCGCTAGCGGTAATCGGCGCGGAAGCGAGATGAGCGTCGCCGGTATTATCGGTAAGAAGGGTGGCGGTGTCGGCGGCCTCAGTTCCGGAGAGCCGATCTTAACGGATTTCGCGTTGAACCGTGAAGGGCTCCAGAGGCCCAGGAGAGAAAAGACCGAGAGCGAAATTGTCTTCGGTAATAGGCACGAAGTGAGAAGGTTCGATTTCGGACGTGATAAAGACGAGAACGCAAGAAGACGCAGTTGTAGACCTTCGGACGCTACGGCCTCTGCCGTAGTCGATGATGCGGGAACGATTAAGTCCACGGCCAGTACGACGGCCAGCGAGTACAGCCCCATTGTCACTCAG AATCGCGAGGGTGATCGTTCAAGAGGCGGAGGTGATTTCCAGAGATCAGATTCATCTCCAGGCTCACGGCCCAGTTCCGTCTTACCGGATCTCTTGACTTCGTCACCAGGTCAACGACAGGACAAGTCGACTAGTGAGGAG TATCGACAAGCGGTGAAATCACCACCTCCGTTTGCGCTTCAACAGAAACAGAGGTCTTTCCTGACTTTCGGATTCGGGGCCGGTCCAGCGAGAAGAGAGTCTCACGTAAACGTTAACGTAACACCCACCAGCCATGATTTAGCGTCGGATACACCTGAGATTCGCAAATACAAGAAGCGTTTTAACAGCGAGATTCTTTGCGCTGCGTTATGGG GAGTAAATCTATTAATCGGCACCGAGAACGGCTTGATGTTATTGGACAGGAGCGGTCAGGGTAAGGTTTATCAATTGATCAGCAGGAGACGTTTTCAGCAGATGGAGGTTCTCGAAGGTCAAAATATTCTCGTTACAATCAGCGGTAAGAAGAACAGAGTACGCGTCTACTATCTATCTTGGTTGAAGAGTAAAATTCTACGAACGGATGGTCACAGCGAc CAAGTCGAGCGACGTAACGGTTGGATTAACGTGGGCGATCTGCAGGGCGCCGTGCATTTCAAAATAGTGAAATACGAGAGGATAAAGTTTCTCGTGATCGCGCTGAAAGATTCCATAGAGATTTACGCTTGGGCGCCAAAGCCGTATCACAAATTCATGGCTTTCAAATCTTTCGGCGAACTTGCGCATAGACCACTACTGGTTGACCTTACAGTTGAGGAAGGTACAAGATTAAAGGTTATTTACGGTAGCGCCGACGGCTTCCACGCGGTTGATTTGGATTCCGCCACAGTTTACGACATTTATTTACCAAAACAC ACCCAGGGCCCCATCTGTCCACATTGTATAGTAGCATTGCCTAATAGTAATGGCATGCAACTTCTACTTTGTTACGATAATGAAGGCGTATACGTAAACACTTATGGAAGAGTATCCAAGACGATGGTTCTTCAGTGGGGCGAGATGCCTACGAGCGTCGCATACATCGGCACGGGGCAAATCATGGGTTGGGGTAACAAGGCAATTGAAATCAGAAGTGTGGAGAGCGGTCACCTCGACGGGGTTTTCATGCACAAAAAGGCTCAACGGCTCAAGTTCCTCTGTGAACGTAACGATAAG GTGTTCTTCTCATCGGCGAAAGGCGGTAGTTCGTGCCAGATTTATTTCATGACATTAAACAAACCAGGGATGGCCAACTGGTGA
- the LOC126851670 gene encoding serine/threonine-protein kinase mig-15 isoform X1, translating to MAHNLAPSVNCSLDDIDLNALKEPAGIFELIEVVGNGTYGQVYKGRHTKTGQLAAIKVMDVTEDEEEEIKLEINVLKRYSNHRNIATYYGAFVKKSSPGKDDQLWLVMEYCGAGSVTDLVKSTKGQSLKEEWIAYISREILRGLSYLHSNKVIHRDIKGQNVLLTDNAEVKLVDFGVSAQLDRTIGRRNTFIGTPYWMAPEVIACDENPDATYDNRSDLWSLGITALEMAESQPPLCDLHPMRALFLIPRNPPPRLKSKKWAKKFHGFIETVLVKDYHQRPYTEQLLKHPFIRDQPTERQVRIQLKDHIDRCKKRKQEKERDDYRYSGSENEEDEPALAGEPSSIVQAPGGDTLRRNFQQIQEGRTLTQDVPPQAPAAKEKPGNRSQREVPEPGPPARPAIPHRLIVVPDPQPPSRPLPPTPRDDPRQPHKVSTPPSNHQTPAGGGGSGGSGGQPAPQRNSVFKPMLPPKKPEDMEILAAQLIELGVSQGPEAPPRPNRQHKGPAASSTSNSVQPASGNDQNNKQMPQSSSILDQALSIESDSDDDLEDAGGNNLRNDGTLLASDPPKPLPEFSPFRPSSDSSSSSSHNAQNSHHEDKPKGGAPNRPLPPTPDEEESGDRTLVMKRKLSQMSDDRATTSGIRHSEIDEQLLLKEWDFTRFFQGFNEKLDKMKQEHQQEAAGQASKSTGSNEDRSSSSSERTLKRQEQLARRKHEQHHQKQHQLKPVHRRQESDSKLGNASNAFTRAFRRENSDFFPSARHSAYLQKSSDSQRSSIFASGNRRGSEMSVAGIIGKKGGGVGGLSSGEPILTDFALNREGLQRPRREKTESEIVFGNRHEVRRFDFGRDKDENARRRSCRPSDATASAVVDDAGTIKSTASTTASEYSPIVTQNREGDRSRGGGDFQRSDSSPGSRPSSVLPDLLTSSPGQRQDKSTSEEYRQAVKSPPPFALQQKQRSFLTFGFGAGPARRESHVNVNVTPTSHDLASDTPEIRKYKKRFNSEILCAALWGVNLLIGTENGLMLLDRSGQGKVYQLISRRRFQQMEVLEGQNILVTISGKKNRVRVYYLSWLKSKILRTDGHSDQVERRNGWINVGDLQGAVHFKIVKYERIKFLVIALKDSIEIYAWAPKPYHKFMAFKSFGELAHRPLLVDLTVEEGTRLKVIYGSADGFHAVDLDSATVYDIYLPKHTQGPICPHCIVALPNSNGMQLLLCYDNEGVYVNTYGRVSKTMVLQWGEMPTSVAYIGTGQIMGWGNKAIEIRSVESGHLDGVFMHKKAQRLKFLCERNDKVFFSSAKGGSSCQIYFMTLNKPGMANW from the exons ATGGCGCATAATTTGGCACCGAGCGTCAACTGCTCGCTCGACGACATTGACCTGAACGCTCTGAAG GAGCCTGCTGGAATCTTCGAGCTAATAGAAGTAGTCGGAAATGGAACGTATGGCCAAGTTTACAAA GGTCGGCACACCAAGACCGGTCAGCTGGCGGCTATCAAGGTCATGGACGTCACGGAG GATGAAGAGgaggaaattaaattagaaataaatgtacTCAAGCGG TACTCGAATCATAGAAATATAGCTACGTATTACGGTGCCTTCGTAAAGAAGTCATCACCCGGCAAAGACGATCAATTATGGCTGGTTATGGAATATTGCGGAGCTGGCTCCGTGACGGATCTTGTCAAGTCAACAAAGGGTCAGAGCTTGAAGGAAGAGTGGATAGCTTATATCTCGCGAGAAATACTGAGAGGACTTAGTTATCTTCATAGCAATAAAGTCATCCACAGGGACATTAAGGGGCAAAATGTTTTGTTGACTGACAACGCGGAAGTCAAACTTG TTGATTTCGGCGTTAGCGCACAATTGGATAGGACGATAGGTAGAAGAAATACATTTATCGGTACGCCTTACTGGATGGCACCAGAAGTTATTGCTTGTGACGAAAATCCAGATGCCACTTATGACAATAGAAGCGACCTTTGGTCGCTTGGAATAACCGCTTTAGAAATGGCTGAATCACAACCTCCGCTTTGCGATCTACATCCCATGAGA GCCTTATTTTTGATTCCTCGTAATCCACCGCCGCGGCTCAAGTCGAAGAAGTGGGCCAAAAAGTTTCACGGATTTATCGAAACGGTGCTAGTTAAGGATTACCATCAAAGACCCTATACGGAACAGCTCCTTAAACATCCATTTATACGGGACCAACCTACAGAAAGACAAGTCAGAATACAGCTTAAAGATCACATTGATCGCTGTAAAAAGCGTAAACAGGAGAAAG AAAGAGACGACTATCGATATAGCGGTAGTGAAAACGAAGAAGACGAACCGGCATTAGCGGGCGAACCGTCGTCCATAGTTCAAGCACCTGGAGGTGACACTTTGCGCCGTAATTTCCAACAAATTCAGGAAGGCAGGACTTTGACGCAAGATGTACCTCCTCAAGCACCCGCCGCTAAAGAAAAACCAGGAAACAGATCTCAAAGAGAAGTACCGGAACCCGGGCCGCCCGCCAGACCTGCTATACCGCACAGACTTATAG TGGTACCAGATCCACAACCTCCATCTCGTCCATTACCTCCGACACCCAGAGACGATCCTCGGCAACCGCACAAAGTATCTACACCGCCTTCTAATCATCAGACACCTGCTGGAGGAGGAGGTAGCGGAGGATCCGGAGGACAGCCCGCGCCTCAAAGGAACAGTGTTTTTAAACCTATG CTGCCACCGAAGAAACCAGAG GACATGGAGATACTGGCTGCTCAACTCATCGAGCTTGGTGTGTCACAGGGCCCCGAGGCCCCGCCAAGGCCGAACAGGCAACATAAGGGCCCTGCAGCCTCATCTACGTCGAATTCAGTGCAACCTGCAAGTGGTAACGATCAGAACAACAAACAGATGCCGCAATCTTCCAGTATTCTTGATCAA GCTCTGTCGATCGAGAGTGATAGTGATGATGATCTCGAAGATGCTGGAGGAAACAATTTGAGAAACGACGGTACATTATTGGCTAGTGACCCGCCCAAGCCACT ACCTGAATTTTCTCCTTTCAGACCATCGTCCGAttcgtcatcgtcgtcttcACATAATGCCCAAAACTCTCATCATGAAGATAAGCCGAAAG GAGGAGCACCTAATCGTCCGCTCCCGCCAACTCCCGATGAGGAAGAATCGGGCGACCGTACGCTAGTCATGAAACGA AAACTTAGTCAGATGTCAGACGATCGTGCAACGACTAGCGGCATTCGGCATTCAGAAATAGATGAGCAGCTCCTCCTGAAGGAGTGGGATTTCACCCGCTTCTTTCAGGGTTTTAACGAAAAGTTGGATAAAATGAAACAGGAGCATCAGCAAGAAGCGGCCGGTCAAGCGAGCAAGTCTACCGGATCCAATGAGGATCGCTCCTCTTCGTCTAGCGAAAGAACGCTCAAGAGACAGGAGCAGTTGGCCCGAAGAAAACATGAGCAACATCACCAAAAGCAACATCAATTGAAACCGGTTCACAGGCGGCAAGAGAGCGACTCGAAACTGGGCAACGCGTCGAATGCTTTCACGCGCGCATTTCGCCGCGAAAACTCAGATTTTTTCCCGTCCGCGAGACACTCAGCGTATTTGCAGAAGTCCTCGGACTCGCAGAGATCTAGTATATTCGCTAGCGGTAATCGGCGCGGAAGCGAGATGAGCGTCGCCGGTATTATCGGTAAGAAGGGTGGCGGTGTCGGCGGCCTCAGTTCCGGAGAGCCGATCTTAACGGATTTCGCGTTGAACCGTGAAGGGCTCCAGAGGCCCAGGAGAGAAAAGACCGAGAGCGAAATTGTCTTCGGTAATAGGCACGAAGTGAGAAGGTTCGATTTCGGACGTGATAAAGACGAGAACGCAAGAAGACGCAGTTGTAGACCTTCGGACGCTACGGCCTCTGCCGTAGTCGATGATGCGGGAACGATTAAGTCCACGGCCAGTACGACGGCCAGCGAGTACAGCCCCATTGTCACTCAG AATCGCGAGGGTGATCGTTCAAGAGGCGGAGGTGATTTCCAGAGATCAGATTCATCTCCAGGCTCACGGCCCAGTTCCGTCTTACCGGATCTCTTGACTTCGTCACCAGGTCAACGACAGGACAAGTCGACTAGTGAGGAG TATCGACAAGCGGTGAAATCACCACCTCCGTTTGCGCTTCAACAGAAACAGAGGTCTTTCCTGACTTTCGGATTCGGGGCCGGTCCAGCGAGAAGAGAGTCTCACGTAAACGTTAACGTAACACCCACCAGCCATGATTTAGCGTCGGATACACCTGAGATTCGCAAATACAAGAAGCGTTTTAACAGCGAGATTCTTTGCGCTGCGTTATGGG GAGTAAATCTATTAATCGGCACCGAGAACGGCTTGATGTTATTGGACAGGAGCGGTCAGGGTAAGGTTTATCAATTGATCAGCAGGAGACGTTTTCAGCAGATGGAGGTTCTCGAAGGTCAAAATATTCTCGTTACAATCAGCGGTAAGAAGAACAGAGTACGCGTCTACTATCTATCTTGGTTGAAGAGTAAAATTCTACGAACGGATGGTCACAGCGAc CAAGTCGAGCGACGTAACGGTTGGATTAACGTGGGCGATCTGCAGGGCGCCGTGCATTTCAAAATAGTGAAATACGAGAGGATAAAGTTTCTCGTGATCGCGCTGAAAGATTCCATAGAGATTTACGCTTGGGCGCCAAAGCCGTATCACAAATTCATGGCTTTCAAATCTTTCGGCGAACTTGCGCATAGACCACTACTGGTTGACCTTACAGTTGAGGAAGGTACAAGATTAAAGGTTATTTACGGTAGCGCCGACGGCTTCCACGCGGTTGATTTGGATTCCGCCACAGTTTACGACATTTATTTACCAAAACAC ACCCAGGGCCCCATCTGTCCACATTGTATAGTAGCATTGCCTAATAGTAATGGCATGCAACTTCTACTTTGTTACGATAATGAAGGCGTATACGTAAACACTTATGGAAGAGTATCCAAGACGATGGTTCTTCAGTGGGGCGAGATGCCTACGAGCGTCGCATACATCGGCACGGGGCAAATCATGGGTTGGGGTAACAAGGCAATTGAAATCAGAAGTGTGGAGAGCGGTCACCTCGACGGGGTTTTCATGCACAAAAAGGCTCAACGGCTCAAGTTCCTCTGTGAACGTAACGATAAG GTGTTCTTCTCATCGGCGAAAGGCGGTAGTTCGTGCCAGATTTATTTCATGACATTAAACAAACCAGGGATGGCCAACTGGTGA
- the LOC126851670 gene encoding serine/threonine-protein kinase mig-15 isoform X11: MAHNLAPSVNCSLDDIDLNALKEPAGIFELIEVVGNGTYGQVYKGRHTKTGQLAAIKVMDVTEDEEEEIKLEINVLKRYSNHRNIATYYGAFVKKSSPGKDDQLWLVMEYCGAGSVTDLVKSTKGQSLKEEWIAYISREILRGLSYLHSNKVIHRDIKGQNVLLTDNAEVKLVDFGVSAQLDRTIGRRNTFIGTPYWMAPEVIACDENPDATYDNRSDLWSLGITALEMAESQPPLCDLHPMRALFLIPRNPPPRLKSKKWAKKFHGFIETVLVKDYHQRPYTEQLLKHPFIRDQPTERQVRIQLKDHIDRCKKRKQEKERDDYRYSGSENEEDEPALAGEPSSIVQAPGGDTLRRNFQQIQEGRTLTQDVPPQAPAAKEKPGNRSQREVPEPGPPARPAIPHRLIVVPDPQPPSRPLPPTPRDDPRQPHKVSTPPSNHQTPAGGGGSGGSGGQPAPQRNSVFKPMLPPKKPEDMEILAAQLIELGVSQGPEAPPRPNRQHKGPAASSTSNSVQPASGNDQNNKQMPQSSSILDQALSIESDSDDDLEDAGGNNLRNDGTLLASDPPKPLPEFSPFRPSSDSSSSSSHNAQNSHHEDKPKGGAPNRPLPPTPDEEESGDRTLVMKRGFNEKLDKMKQEHQQEAAGQASKSTGSNEDRSSSSSERTLKRQEQLARRKHEQHHQKQHQLKPVHRRQESDSKLGNASNAFTRAFRRENSDFFPSARHSAYLQKSSDSQRSSIFASGNRRGSEMSVAGIIGKKGGGVGGLSSGEPILTDFALNREGLQRPRREKTESEIVFGNRHEVRRFDFGRDKDENARRRSCRPSDATASAVVDDAGTIKSTASTTASEYSPIVTQNREGDRSRGGGDFQRSDSSPGSRPSSVLPDLLTSSPGQRQDKSTSEEYRQAVKSPPPFALQQKQRSFLTFGFGAGPARRESHVNVNVTPTSHDLASDTPEIRKYKKRFNSEILCAALWGVNLLIGTENGLMLLDRSGQGKVYQLISRRRFQQMEVLEGQNILVTISGKKNRVRVYYLSWLKSKILRTDGHSDQVERRNGWINVGDLQGAVHFKIVKYERIKFLVIALKDSIEIYAWAPKPYHKFMAFKSFGELAHRPLLVDLTVEEGTRLKVIYGSADGFHAVDLDSATVYDIYLPKHVREIRSKIG; encoded by the exons ATGGCGCATAATTTGGCACCGAGCGTCAACTGCTCGCTCGACGACATTGACCTGAACGCTCTGAAG GAGCCTGCTGGAATCTTCGAGCTAATAGAAGTAGTCGGAAATGGAACGTATGGCCAAGTTTACAAA GGTCGGCACACCAAGACCGGTCAGCTGGCGGCTATCAAGGTCATGGACGTCACGGAG GATGAAGAGgaggaaattaaattagaaataaatgtacTCAAGCGG TACTCGAATCATAGAAATATAGCTACGTATTACGGTGCCTTCGTAAAGAAGTCATCACCCGGCAAAGACGATCAATTATGGCTGGTTATGGAATATTGCGGAGCTGGCTCCGTGACGGATCTTGTCAAGTCAACAAAGGGTCAGAGCTTGAAGGAAGAGTGGATAGCTTATATCTCGCGAGAAATACTGAGAGGACTTAGTTATCTTCATAGCAATAAAGTCATCCACAGGGACATTAAGGGGCAAAATGTTTTGTTGACTGACAACGCGGAAGTCAAACTTG TTGATTTCGGCGTTAGCGCACAATTGGATAGGACGATAGGTAGAAGAAATACATTTATCGGTACGCCTTACTGGATGGCACCAGAAGTTATTGCTTGTGACGAAAATCCAGATGCCACTTATGACAATAGAAGCGACCTTTGGTCGCTTGGAATAACCGCTTTAGAAATGGCTGAATCACAACCTCCGCTTTGCGATCTACATCCCATGAGA GCCTTATTTTTGATTCCTCGTAATCCACCGCCGCGGCTCAAGTCGAAGAAGTGGGCCAAAAAGTTTCACGGATTTATCGAAACGGTGCTAGTTAAGGATTACCATCAAAGACCCTATACGGAACAGCTCCTTAAACATCCATTTATACGGGACCAACCTACAGAAAGACAAGTCAGAATACAGCTTAAAGATCACATTGATCGCTGTAAAAAGCGTAAACAGGAGAAAG AAAGAGACGACTATCGATATAGCGGTAGTGAAAACGAAGAAGACGAACCGGCATTAGCGGGCGAACCGTCGTCCATAGTTCAAGCACCTGGAGGTGACACTTTGCGCCGTAATTTCCAACAAATTCAGGAAGGCAGGACTTTGACGCAAGATGTACCTCCTCAAGCACCCGCCGCTAAAGAAAAACCAGGAAACAGATCTCAAAGAGAAGTACCGGAACCCGGGCCGCCCGCCAGACCTGCTATACCGCACAGACTTATAG TGGTACCAGATCCACAACCTCCATCTCGTCCATTACCTCCGACACCCAGAGACGATCCTCGGCAACCGCACAAAGTATCTACACCGCCTTCTAATCATCAGACACCTGCTGGAGGAGGAGGTAGCGGAGGATCCGGAGGACAGCCCGCGCCTCAAAGGAACAGTGTTTTTAAACCTATG CTGCCACCGAAGAAACCAGAG GACATGGAGATACTGGCTGCTCAACTCATCGAGCTTGGTGTGTCACAGGGCCCCGAGGCCCCGCCAAGGCCGAACAGGCAACATAAGGGCCCTGCAGCCTCATCTACGTCGAATTCAGTGCAACCTGCAAGTGGTAACGATCAGAACAACAAACAGATGCCGCAATCTTCCAGTATTCTTGATCAA GCTCTGTCGATCGAGAGTGATAGTGATGATGATCTCGAAGATGCTGGAGGAAACAATTTGAGAAACGACGGTACATTATTGGCTAGTGACCCGCCCAAGCCACT ACCTGAATTTTCTCCTTTCAGACCATCGTCCGAttcgtcatcgtcgtcttcACATAATGCCCAAAACTCTCATCATGAAGATAAGCCGAAAG GAGGAGCACCTAATCGTCCGCTCCCGCCAACTCCCGATGAGGAAGAATCGGGCGACCGTACGCTAGTCATGAAACGA GGTTTTAACGAAAAGTTGGATAAAATGAAACAGGAGCATCAGCAAGAAGCGGCCGGTCAAGCGAGCAAGTCTACCGGATCCAATGAGGATCGCTCCTCTTCGTCTAGCGAAAGAACGCTCAAGAGACAGGAGCAGTTGGCCCGAAGAAAACATGAGCAACATCACCAAAAGCAACATCAATTGAAACCGGTTCACAGGCGGCAAGAGAGCGACTCGAAACTGGGCAACGCGTCGAATGCTTTCACGCGCGCATTTCGCCGCGAAAACTCAGATTTTTTCCCGTCCGCGAGACACTCAGCGTATTTGCAGAAGTCCTCGGACTCGCAGAGATCTAGTATATTCGCTAGCGGTAATCGGCGCGGAAGCGAGATGAGCGTCGCCGGTATTATCGGTAAGAAGGGTGGCGGTGTCGGCGGCCTCAGTTCCGGAGAGCCGATCTTAACGGATTTCGCGTTGAACCGTGAAGGGCTCCAGAGGCCCAGGAGAGAAAAGACCGAGAGCGAAATTGTCTTCGGTAATAGGCACGAAGTGAGAAGGTTCGATTTCGGACGTGATAAAGACGAGAACGCAAGAAGACGCAGTTGTAGACCTTCGGACGCTACGGCCTCTGCCGTAGTCGATGATGCGGGAACGATTAAGTCCACGGCCAGTACGACGGCCAGCGAGTACAGCCCCATTGTCACTCAG AATCGCGAGGGTGATCGTTCAAGAGGCGGAGGTGATTTCCAGAGATCAGATTCATCTCCAGGCTCACGGCCCAGTTCCGTCTTACCGGATCTCTTGACTTCGTCACCAGGTCAACGACAGGACAAGTCGACTAGTGAGGAG TATCGACAAGCGGTGAAATCACCACCTCCGTTTGCGCTTCAACAGAAACAGAGGTCTTTCCTGACTTTCGGATTCGGGGCCGGTCCAGCGAGAAGAGAGTCTCACGTAAACGTTAACGTAACACCCACCAGCCATGATTTAGCGTCGGATACACCTGAGATTCGCAAATACAAGAAGCGTTTTAACAGCGAGATTCTTTGCGCTGCGTTATGGG GAGTAAATCTATTAATCGGCACCGAGAACGGCTTGATGTTATTGGACAGGAGCGGTCAGGGTAAGGTTTATCAATTGATCAGCAGGAGACGTTTTCAGCAGATGGAGGTTCTCGAAGGTCAAAATATTCTCGTTACAATCAGCGGTAAGAAGAACAGAGTACGCGTCTACTATCTATCTTGGTTGAAGAGTAAAATTCTACGAACGGATGGTCACAGCGAc CAAGTCGAGCGACGTAACGGTTGGATTAACGTGGGCGATCTGCAGGGCGCCGTGCATTTCAAAATAGTGAAATACGAGAGGATAAAGTTTCTCGTGATCGCGCTGAAAGATTCCATAGAGATTTACGCTTGGGCGCCAAAGCCGTATCACAAATTCATGGCTTTCAAATCTTTCGGCGAACTTGCGCATAGACCACTACTGGTTGACCTTACAGTTGAGGAAGGTACAAGATTAAAGGTTATTTACGGTAGCGCCGACGGCTTCCACGCGGTTGATTTGGATTCCGCCACAGTTTACGACATTTATTTACCAAAACACGTAAGAGAAATCAGATCAAAAATTGGATAG